Proteins from a genomic interval of Sphingobacterium sp. SYP-B4668:
- a CDS encoding threonine aldolase family protein produces the protein MGFYKRRDFLRLSGLAIPVLTNMSITNAHPSHNPEQKKLKDSDAVYFINDGIFYRPDDFLSQLQAIQTKNPIERDSYAADGTMGQLLQKCIQITGKEAAVYLPSGTLANQLAISVLGSSGTKAFVQEQSHVYRDEADAAQTLFNKRFIPLVSDKHWFNVDELRESISYYEKEEAFALPGAVISIETPVRRCENRLFPLEEIKKIKDYCDSKGYKMHLDGARLHIAAAYTGSSIATYAQYFDTVYLCLYKYLGATGGAILCGDKSTIDQMHHLIKIHGGGIFTNWPNAAMALYHLQDIDAVMKEVRNKSITLFKALNEIEGLHLQPIESGSNISLMKIEEYIDVVKLKTYLRQEANIILGKVRKEDGTIAVKTNATLLRRDNDAITSSFQKAISFARLT, from the coding sequence ATGGGATTTTACAAACGCCGTGATTTTCTTAGATTATCTGGATTAGCCATACCTGTGCTCACCAATATGTCGATTACCAATGCACATCCGTCCCACAATCCTGAACAAAAAAAGTTGAAGGATAGTGACGCGGTCTACTTCATTAACGATGGTATATTCTATAGGCCTGACGACTTTCTTAGCCAATTGCAGGCGATACAAACGAAAAATCCCATAGAGCGTGATAGTTATGCGGCTGATGGAACGATGGGGCAATTGTTGCAAAAATGCATACAGATTACGGGCAAAGAAGCTGCCGTATACTTACCCTCGGGGACACTCGCCAATCAGTTGGCTATCTCGGTGTTGGGAAGTTCTGGTACGAAAGCATTTGTCCAAGAACAGAGTCACGTATACAGGGATGAAGCCGATGCGGCACAGACCCTATTCAATAAAAGGTTTATACCCCTTGTATCGGATAAGCATTGGTTTAATGTGGACGAACTTCGAGAATCTATTTCTTATTATGAGAAAGAAGAAGCTTTTGCCTTACCAGGGGCCGTCATATCGATAGAGACGCCTGTCAGAAGGTGCGAAAATCGCCTGTTCCCATTGGAAGAGATAAAGAAAATAAAAGATTATTGTGATAGTAAAGGTTATAAGATGCATCTTGATGGTGCACGTCTCCATATTGCGGCGGCTTATACCGGAAGCTCCATAGCTACCTATGCACAATATTTTGACACAGTGTACTTGTGTCTATATAAGTATTTGGGAGCTACCGGTGGCGCCATATTGTGTGGAGATAAATCAACCATCGATCAGATGCATCACTTGATTAAAATACACGGTGGTGGAATCTTTACAAATTGGCCCAACGCTGCTATGGCTTTATATCATCTGCAAGATATTGATGCGGTAATGAAGGAGGTGCGAAACAAGTCTATTACATTATTTAAGGCGCTAAACGAAATAGAAGGACTACATCTACAACCGATTGAAAGCGGGAGCAACATTAGCTTGATGAAAATCGAGGAATACATAGATGTGGTTAAGCTAAAGACATACCTACGTCAAGAAGCTAACATTATCCTTGGAAAGGTACGTAAGGAAGATG
- a CDS encoding glycoside hydrolase family 97 protein, with the protein MLRILVFLCVFFVGKQLLATHGASELRSPNGELAFSFELLSDGVPIYSISNQGRPVVLSSTLGLVGWERGFRLGDIHRVMCDTVWKPVYGERNQVRDHFQEMTITLLLGDSPTLKFQIQVRAYNEGIAFRYFFPEDPDGGMDINIVKELTEFTVPEGTKAWFTNIAQAEYRLLPLISWPGESERPLVLQLPDGSFACLTEAQMVNYARTKFALSPRKPNTISCSIYDKVDFYTPFATPWRVVMVADRPGQLLANNDLLLNLNPPSAINNTSWIQPGKIMREMTLSMKGSKELVDFAVQRNIQYIHFDAGWYGYEYVVGSDASEVNVDPRRNPKSDLELQEIIRYANDNGVGVFLYVNQRALYQQLDELLPLFQQWGVRGVKFGFVGVGSHKWTTWLHDAIKKCARYNLMVNVHDEYRPTGFSRTYPNLLTQEGVYGNEEMPTATDNTILPFTRFIAGAADYTICYYQQKNLKANVPSNRTIKTTSAHQMALSTIFYSPLQYMYWYDIPSDSHGEPELEYFDNIATVWEDSKVLDGEIGQYITIARRKGDDWFIGTITNNDARTLKIPLGFLMSGKKYEASIYDDDPASKTRTKVSIKRIKVDANTVLEAKLIPSGGQAIWIRPLN; encoded by the coding sequence ATGTTAAGAATTCTAGTGTTTCTGTGTGTTTTTTTCGTAGGCAAGCAGTTATTGGCGACTCACGGGGCCTCTGAATTGCGTTCTCCTAACGGAGAGTTAGCATTTTCGTTTGAGTTATTATCTGATGGAGTACCAATATATTCCATATCCAATCAGGGTAGGCCTGTCGTGTTGTCATCAACTTTGGGGTTGGTCGGTTGGGAGAGGGGCTTTCGGCTGGGTGATATACATAGGGTAATGTGCGATACTGTGTGGAAGCCTGTTTATGGAGAGCGAAATCAAGTTCGGGATCACTTCCAAGAAATGACTATCACCCTGTTATTGGGTGATAGTCCTACGCTTAAATTTCAAATTCAGGTTCGGGCCTATAACGAAGGTATCGCTTTTCGATATTTTTTTCCAGAAGACCCCGATGGAGGTATGGACATCAATATTGTTAAAGAGCTCACGGAGTTCACTGTGCCTGAAGGAACTAAGGCATGGTTTACCAATATTGCCCAGGCAGAGTATCGTTTACTTCCCTTGATAAGTTGGCCCGGAGAAAGTGAGAGGCCATTGGTACTACAGCTTCCAGACGGAAGTTTTGCTTGTTTGACAGAAGCGCAAATGGTTAACTATGCTCGTACCAAGTTTGCATTAAGTCCCCGCAAACCCAATACTATAAGCTGCTCAATCTACGATAAAGTTGATTTTTACACTCCATTTGCTACCCCTTGGAGAGTTGTGATGGTCGCAGACCGTCCTGGCCAATTACTCGCTAATAATGATTTGCTACTGAATCTAAACCCTCCGTCTGCAATCAATAATACATCTTGGATCCAACCGGGTAAGATTATGCGAGAAATGACACTATCCATGAAAGGCTCTAAAGAATTAGTTGATTTTGCGGTCCAGCGTAACATCCAGTATATTCACTTTGACGCTGGGTGGTATGGGTATGAATATGTCGTGGGTTCTGATGCTAGTGAGGTAAATGTAGATCCAAGACGCAATCCCAAAAGTGACTTGGAGCTACAGGAAATCATTCGGTATGCCAATGATAACGGGGTTGGGGTATTCTTGTATGTGAATCAACGTGCTCTCTATCAACAATTGGATGAATTGCTGCCTCTCTTTCAGCAGTGGGGGGTGCGTGGTGTAAAATTCGGCTTTGTAGGCGTAGGTTCCCACAAGTGGACCACTTGGTTACATGATGCCATTAAGAAATGCGCACGGTATAATTTGATGGTCAATGTCCATGACGAGTACAGGCCAACGGGGTTTAGTCGTACTTACCCCAATCTGCTGACTCAGGAGGGGGTTTATGGCAACGAAGAGATGCCTACTGCTACCGACAATACCATTCTTCCTTTTACACGATTCATAGCTGGAGCAGCCGATTATACGATTTGTTATTACCAACAAAAGAATCTAAAGGCAAATGTACCGTCCAATCGTACTATAAAGACCACTTCTGCGCATCAGATGGCCCTTTCCACAATCTTTTACAGTCCATTGCAGTACATGTATTGGTATGATATTCCATCGGATTCGCACGGCGAGCCTGAGCTCGAATATTTTGATAATATAGCTACCGTATGGGAGGATTCCAAAGTCTTGGATGGAGAGATAGGTCAATACATTACAATTGCACGTCGAAAGGGGGACGATTGGTTTATTGGCACAATTACTAATAATGATGCCCGTACGCTGAAGATTCCACTTGGATTTTTGATGTCAGGCAAGAAGTATGAAGCAAGTATTTACGACGATGATCCTGCCTCGAAAACTCGTACTAAGGTTTCCATCAAGCGAATCAAAGTAGATGCTAATACCGTACTTGAGGCTAAGTTGATACCTTCTGGGGGGCAGGCTATTTGGATACGCCCCCTCAACTAG